In the genome of Pseudorca crassidens isolate mPseCra1 chromosome 14, mPseCra1.hap1, whole genome shotgun sequence, one region contains:
- the CHMP3 gene encoding charged multivesicular body protein 3 isoform X2: MIRSRKAVSKLYASKAHMNSVLMGMKNQLAVLRVAGSLQRSTEVMKAMQSLVKIPEIQATMRELSKEMMKAGIIEEMLEDTFESMDDQEEMEEAAEMEIDKILFEITAGALGKAPSKVTDALPEPELAGAMAASEDEEEEEALEAMQSRLATLRS, from the exons ATGATCAGGTCAAGGAAGGCCGTGAGCAAGCTCTATGCATCCAAAGCACACATGAACTCCGTGCTCATGGGGATGAAGAATCAGCTGG CGGTTTTGCGAGTGGCTGGTTCCCTGCAGAGGAGCACAGAAGTGATGAAGGCCATGCAGAGTCTGGTGAAGATCCCAGAAATCCAGGCCACCATGCGGGAGCTGTCCAAAGAGATGATGAAG GCTGGGATCATAGAAGAGATGTTAGAGGACACTTTTGAAAGCATGGATGatcaagaagaaatggaagaagcaGCAGAAATGGAAATTGACAAAATTCTGTTTGAAATCACCGCAG GGGCCTTGGGCAAAGCACCTAGTAAGGTGACCGACGCCCTCCCAGAGCCTGAACTTGCAGGAGCGATGGCTGCATCAGAagatgaggaggaggaagaggcccTGGAGGCCATGCAGTCCCGTCTGGCCACACTCCGCAGCTAG